A DNA window from Patescibacteria group bacterium contains the following coding sequences:
- a CDS encoding methyltransferase domain-containing protein yields MNEKTTKSLPVWFFTNEKLGQFFAKNEHNQPIERVYAIGGAGDFAFSLLAQDVRNKIKEIDLCDIRPMANVTIDLKIALFKNYDLSQIKSLFWGRSEDTLGSIYAKLKSTLPPAVLSAVKKSGAGKFSESLKKSGLWYRESWRKAKDVEGYLPYLSSESNYRLMQKNLDKIVIHEGDFNDNLKSAGDGYYDLIYCSNILDSETYCKFPDQYLQNIQAKLKDGGILFVLTQNNPKKMIKLIEKQGIHSLRSELHKFSPLSLLSNHYSYSILLFQKAER; encoded by the coding sequence ATGAACGAGAAAACTACCAAATCTCTTCCGGTCTGGTTTTTCACCAATGAGAAACTTGGCCAATTTTTTGCAAAAAATGAACACAATCAACCGATCGAAAGAGTTTACGCAATTGGTGGAGCTGGCGATTTCGCCTTCTCGCTTCTGGCACAAGACGTACGAAACAAGATTAAAGAAATTGATCTTTGTGATATTAGACCGATGGCAAATGTGACAATTGATCTCAAAATCGCGCTATTTAAGAATTATGATTTATCACAAATTAAAAGTTTGTTTTGGGGTCGAAGCGAAGATACGCTCGGCTCTATTTACGCTAAATTGAAGTCAACGCTTCCGCCTGCGGTGCTAAGTGCGGTCAAAAAAAGCGGGGCGGGGAAGTTTTCCGAAAGTTTGAAAAAATCAGGTTTGTGGTACAGGGAAAGTTGGCGAAAAGCCAAGGATGTTGAGGGCTATCTCCCCTATCTCTCCTCGGAATCGAACTATCGCCTGATGCAGAAAAATCTAGATAAAATTGTGATTCACGAGGGTGATTTTAATGATAATCTTAAGTCTGCCGGCGATGGATATTACGACCTGATTTATTGCTCAAATATCTTGGATAGTGAGACGTACTGCAAATTTCCCGACCAGTATCTGCAAAATATCCAGGCAAAGCTAAAGGACGGCGGCATTTTATTTGTCCTTACTCAAAATAATCCGAAAAAGATGATCAAACTGATTGAAAAGCAGGGCATTCATTCACTAAGATCGGAACTGCACAAATTCTCCCCTCTATCTCTCTTGTCCAATCATTATTCGTACTCAATTCTACTTTTTCAAAAAGCGGAAAGGTGA
- a CDS encoding GspE/PulE family protein, which produces MVDINNTISFLTREQEERHTKETAAKLKLPYMNLVNYPIVKEVLEVIPEEDAIAYQVAPFLKVGHQIRIGMVDPTNEKSKAYLSKIAEEKNVSFAVSLVSKTSFIFGVYAYEQIKTKAIETKAEEEKRKEDNSFYNIKDIKGAAEAAKTATITRLLETILFGAINLGASDVHLEPAENKFLVRLRIDGVLQDLVDLPLQKYKQLLQRIKYVAKLRMDITDKPQDGHFSLASPDNKSLDFRVSTMPSASGEAVVLRLLNMEGDFLKLENMGFRPDALVAIREAIGRPHGMVITSGPTGSGKTTTLYALLLEIKKPGVKIITLEDPVEFKMEGIEQSQIKPGQGYEFADGLRGSMRQDPNVLMVGEIRDLETAEIAIQAALTGHLMLSTIHANSAPAVYARFLEMGVKPFLLTGSLNIIMAQRLVRRICKDCATQYEASDKDWKAIVDILSPIVERLDPAIAVKLENGQRTLFQAKGCSVCSSTGYVGRVAVVEYIVPNDTIEGLVTSGASISMFDKEARKEGMITMEQDGLIKALAGITTLDEVWRVTRS; this is translated from the coding sequence ATGGTTGATATCAACAACACAATTAGCTTTCTGACGCGGGAGCAGGAGGAGAGGCACACCAAAGAAACCGCTGCTAAGCTCAAGCTTCCCTATATGAATCTGGTCAATTACCCGATCGTCAAGGAGGTTTTGGAAGTCATCCCAGAGGAGGATGCGATTGCTTACCAAGTCGCGCCATTTCTGAAGGTGGGGCATCAGATTAGGATAGGGATGGTTGACCCAACAAATGAGAAATCTAAGGCATATTTGAGCAAAATCGCTGAGGAAAAGAATGTTTCTTTTGCCGTCAGTTTGGTCTCCAAGACCAGCTTCATCTTTGGTGTCTATGCTTACGAACAGATCAAAACCAAAGCGATCGAAACAAAAGCAGAAGAAGAAAAACGAAAAGAAGATAATTCTTTCTACAATATCAAAGACATCAAGGGCGCGGCCGAGGCGGCCAAGACGGCTACGATCACTCGGCTCCTTGAGACGATCCTCTTTGGTGCGATCAATCTGGGCGCTTCTGATGTTCACTTGGAGCCGGCTGAAAACAAGTTTTTAGTCAGACTCCGAATAGATGGTGTGCTTCAGGATCTAGTAGACTTACCCTTACAAAAATATAAGCAGCTGCTCCAACGTATTAAGTATGTGGCCAAGCTCCGAATGGATATTACGGACAAACCGCAGGATGGACACTTCTCACTGGCTAGCCCGGACAACAAAAGTCTTGATTTTCGTGTTTCTACTATGCCATCAGCTTCAGGCGAAGCAGTCGTGCTCCGTCTCCTTAACATGGAGGGAGATTTCTTGAAGCTCGAAAATATGGGCTTTCGCCCGGATGCGCTGGTGGCGATTCGAGAGGCAATAGGCCGCCCACATGGCATGGTCATCACTTCTGGCCCGACAGGATCGGGCAAGACCACAACTCTCTACGCACTTCTTTTGGAGATCAAAAAGCCAGGGGTCAAAATAATTACATTGGAAGACCCAGTAGAGTTCAAGATGGAAGGGATCGAACAGAGCCAGATCAAGCCTGGACAGGGCTACGAATTTGCCGATGGCCTCAGGGGCTCGATGAGACAGGATCCAAACGTCTTGATGGTAGGAGAGATTCGAGACTTGGAAACGGCGGAAATCGCCATCCAGGCCGCTCTGACGGGGCATTTGATGCTCTCTACCATCCATGCCAACTCTGCGCCAGCCGTCTATGCCCGCTTCCTCGAGATGGGGGTCAAGCCTTTTCTTCTGACTGGCTCACTCAACATTATTATGGCTCAGCGCTTGGTTCGTCGAATTTGCAAAGATTGCGCCACTCAATATGAAGCTTCCGACAAAGACTGGAAAGCGATCGTGGATATCTTGTCTCCTATCGTCGAACGACTGGATCCCGCAATTGCGGTCAAACTTGAAAACGGCCAGAGGACACTTTTCCAGGCCAAAGGTTGCTCAGTTTGTAGTAGTACTGGCTATGTTGGGCGAGTGGCAGTAGTCGAATATATTGTGCCAAATGATACAATCGAAGGCCTTGTAACATCAGGAGCTTCTATATCAATGTTCGACAAAGAAGCCCGCAAGGAGGGTATGATTACGATGGAGCAGGACGGCCTGATCAAAGCTCTTGCTGGTATTACAACGCTAGATGAAGTCTGGCGCGTCACGCGCAGTTAA